The window GTGTCATTCATAATCGAGGAGAGGCTTGATTATAGACCACTGTCGCTCTTCTCTCTTTTATACTCACAAGACAAAAGCTACAGTGGGAACAATGGAGACATCAGCGCTAAGTGCTGCTGCACGTTAATGTGTTCCTGTCTATATTTAGTGGATGAACAAATATACAACAATAggctttttgctttgtttgtatGTCTAGTCACCAAGAGCAACTTTTTACGTTGCTACAGAATCAGTGGTAGTGGGTGGTTTATGGATCAGTGTTGTCAGACTTAATGAGACGTATTCATTGACTGTTTCATTTGcaacaggaaagaaagaataCAACAGATCAGTATTGATGACAGTCATTGTTTGAGTAATTGTTTAAAAAGGATTTTGCAAGCATCGCCCACAAcaatctcctctctctttctcttgtgttACAGAACTCCATCCGGCACAACCTTTCCCTCCACAGCCGTTTCATTCGCGTCCAGAACGAAGGAACAGGGAAGAGTTCCTGGTGGATGATCAACCCCGAGGGGGGGAAGGGTGGCAAGGCTCCTCGCCGCCGTGCAGTCTCCATGGACAACAGCAACAAGTACACCAAGTCCGCCCGTGGCCGTGCTGCCAAGAAGAAGGCAGCCCTGCAGGCTGCAGCCGCTGCCGCAGGCGAAGGCGGCGGAGACAGTCCTTCAGGTCTCTCTAAGTGGCCCGGAAGCCCGACGTCACGCAGCAGTGAGGAGCTGGATGCCTGGACAGACTTCCGCTCCCGCACTAACTCCAACGCCAGCACTCTGAGTGGTCGACTCTCACCTATTCTGGCTAACCCCGAGCTAGACGAGGTGCCCGATGATGAGCCCCCTCTCTCGCCTATGTTCTACTCCAGTCCCGGCAGAGCACTGTCTCCCGGCAACGCCACGACCAATGGGAAAGCCGTGCCAACTGAGCTGCCCCGCCTGGCAGACCTGGCAGGTACAATGAACCTAAATGATGGCCTGACAGATGACCTGATGGATGAGTTGCTGGATAACATCAACCTGGTGCCAACTACTTCCAGCCAGACCACTCCAAATGGTTCCTCAGGGTTCAATTTTGGGTCCAAACCCAACGGTTTAGGCTCACCTTCCAccacttcctctccttcctccaacTCTTCTTCGAATGGAGGAGGTAATGGCTACAGTAACTCCATCTTTGGCCCCCACACGACGGGTTCCTCTCTGCGTCCGTCCCCCATGCAGACCATCCAGGAGAACAAGCAGACCTCCTTCTCCAGCATCAGCATGTCTCGCTTTGGCAGCCAGACACTACAAGACCTGCTCAACTCtgacagccacagccacagcgATGTCATGATGACCCAGTCTGACCCGCTGATGTCACAGGCCAGCGCTGCCGCCGTCATTTCCCAGAACTCCCGCCGTAGCCTCATGCTCCGCAATGATCCTGTAATGACCTTTGGGACCACCGGAGGACttcagggcagccaagtggagATGCTGCAAAGTAACAACCACAACCAAAGCTCCTTGAGGTCTTTAAACGGAGGCCTGAACCTAGCCAACGAGGCTAACGCTCTGGCTAATGCCAAGCAGCAGCTCCTGCTCTCACCCTTAGGTGGAAATGGGTCGTCCTCCATGCAGATCGATACCTCGATCTTCCTGAATGGAACAGttagcagcagtggagggatCTGTCAGGACCGTTTCCCCACAGATCTGGACTTGGACATGTTCAACGGCAGCCTGGAGTGTGACATGGACTCCATCATCAGGAACGAGCTGATGGACGCAGATGGCCTGGACTTTAACTTTGACTCTCTGGCCAACATGAACGGAGTCGGCAACT is drawn from Xiphias gladius isolate SHS-SW01 ecotype Sanya breed wild chromosome 4, ASM1685928v1, whole genome shotgun sequence and contains these coding sequences:
- the foxo3b gene encoding forkhead box protein O3B — encoded protein: MAEAPLANPLPDLDVVIDPDFEPQKRPRSCTWPLPRPDSSAVKPESHDTDIIPEEEDDEEDNATPSAIGVGGSGVAIEDQSSSSPVADGALSSPGQESGGSPLSTHSPTPASGALTPSGLAAQQTPRKASSRRNAWGNLSYADLITKAIESAPDKRLTLSQIYDWMVRSIPYFKDKGDSNSSAGWKNSIRHNLSLHSRFIRVQNEGTGKSSWWMINPEGGKGGKAPRRRAVSMDNSNKYTKSARGRAAKKKAALQAAAAAAGEGGGDSPSGLSKWPGSPTSRSSEELDAWTDFRSRTNSNASTLSGRLSPILANPELDEVPDDEPPLSPMFYSSPGRALSPGNATTNGKAVPTELPRLADLAGTMNLNDGLTDDLMDELLDNINLVPTTSSQTTPNGSSGFNFGSKPNGLGSPSTTSSPSSNSSSNGGGNGYSNSIFGPHTTGSSLRPSPMQTIQENKQTSFSSISMSRFGSQTLQDLLNSDSHSHSDVMMTQSDPLMSQASAAAVISQNSRRSLMLRNDPVMTFGTTGGLQGSQVEMLQSNNHNQSSLRSLNGGLNLANEANALANAKQQLLLSPLGGNGSSSMQIDTSIFLNGTVSSSGGICQDRFPTDLDLDMFNGSLECDMDSIIRNELMDADGLDFNFDSLANMNGVGNFTSTKQTSQSWVPG